The Corynebacterium atypicum genome contains the following window.
GAATTTCGCTATTACACTGCTCGATCAAGCGGTGACTTTGGTCGCCATTTGTGCAGGTCAAAGCGATAAACCGGCGGTTATCTGGAGCGTGAGTTTACCTGGCTAGTTGCGAGCGCTCCACTTCAGGTAGACCTCGTAGGCCACCTGCGCAAATTCCTCATTGTGGGCGGTGAGCGGGGCTAATCGGACAATCGCATCGGCCAGGGCCGCTGCGGCTGCCGCGGCGGTATCAAAGACGGGAATCCCTTCGAACCGTGCTCCCGGGACGGCGGCTGCGCCGGCTAGTGCCGCGAAGCTACGCACGTGGACAGGTTGGCGCTCGGCCAGCGCGTCGGCGATGGCCAGCAGCTGCTCCGCGGTGAGCTTGATCGCGGTCACTGTGGCTAGCCGCGTGCCCTGCGGATACGTGAGGCAAGGTCGGCGCGCCCTGCGATGGCCTCGCGGGCGAGCTGCGCTATCGCGGCGTCGTCAAGCATGCGCGCGGCGGTGCTGAGGATGGCCCGGCTGGCCGCTTCCTGCTTGCTGGTGCCTTGGGCTTCGGCGAGCAGGGTGAGCGCGCGGTCGTGCTCCGGGGATAAACGCAGGGTCATGGCCATGGGCAAATGATACCAGAATGATACCGGTTAAGGCAGGATAATCGCCGCTAACGGCCTGTAGCCGGTAATATAGACGTGCTTAAGGTTCTACTGAAAGGCTGATATGAGCGACGACGATCTGCTCAGCCACGACCGCATCCATCCCATCGATATCAACGAGGAGATGGAGACCAGCTACATCGACTACGCGATGAGCGTCATCGTCGGCCGTGCGCTACCCGAAGTCCGCGACGGGCTCAAACCCGTGCACCGGCGCATCCTCTACGCCATGTTCGACTCCGGCTACCGGCCCGAGCGCGGCTACGTCAAGTCCGCCCGCCCGGTATCGGACACCATGGGGCAGTTCCACCCCCACGGCGACAGCGCCATCTATGACACCCTGGTTCGGCTCGCCCAGAGCTGGAACATGCGGTACCCGCTTGTCGACGGCCAGGGCAACTTCGGCTCACCGGGCAACGACGGCCCCGCCGCCATGCGCTACACCGAGTGCAAGCTGACGCCGCTGGCCATGGAAATGGTTCGCGATATCCGCGAGGACACCGTCGACTTCTCGCCGAACTACGATGGCAAGACCCAAGAGCCGGACGTGCTGCCTTCGCGGGTGCCTAACCTGCTGATGAACGGCTCGGGCGGCATCGCCGTCGGCATGGCTACCAACATCCCGCCGCACAACCTCAACGAGCTGGCAGACGCCATTTACTGGCTGCTGGCCCACCCCGAGGCCGGCGAGAAGGCGGCGCTCGACGCCTGCATGGAACGCGTCAAGGGGCCAGATTTCCCCACCGCGGGGCTGATCGTCGGTGATCAGGGCATCAAAGACGCGTATACCACGGGCCGCGGCTCGATACGCATGCGCGGGCAGACCACCATCGAGCAGGAAGGTAACCGGCAGATCATCGTGATCACCGAGCTGCCCTTCCAGGTCAACCCCGACAACCTCATTCAGTCGATCGCCGAGCAGGTCACCAGCGGCAAGCTTGCCGGCATTTCCAAGATCGAGGACGAATCGTCCGATCGCGTCGGCATGCGCATCGTCATTACGCTCAAGCGCGACGCCGTGCCGCGGGTGGTGCTGAACAACCTGTACAAGCACTCGCAGCTGCAGACCAACTTCGGCGCCAACATGCTCTCTATCGTCGACGGCGTGCCGCGCACCCTGCGTCTTGACGAGATGCTGCGCTACTACGTCGCCCACCAAATCGAGGTCATCGTTCGGCGCACCCAGTTCCGTTTGAACAAGGCCGAGGAGCGCGCGCACATCCTGCGCGGCTTGGTCAAGGCCCTCGACGCGCTCGATGAGGTCATCGCGCTTATCCGGCGCTCGCAGACCGTGGACATCGCCCGCGAGGGGCTGATGGAGCTTCTCGACGTCGACCAAGTCCAGGCCGACCACATCCTGGCCATGCAGCTGCGGCGGCTGGCGGCCTTGGAGCGGCAGAAGATCATCGACGAGTTGGCCGAGGTGGAGCGCGAGATCGCTGACCTTAAGGACATTTTGGCCAGCCCCGAGCGCCAGCGCAGCATCGTGCGCGAGGAGCTCGAGGAGATCGTGGAGAAGTATGGTGACGAGCGGCGCACGCAGATCGTCGCCGCCACCGGCGAGGTATCGGAAGAGGATCTGATCGCCCGCGAGAACGTCGTGGCAACGATCACTTCAACCGGCTACGCCAAGCGCACTAAGGTGGACGCCTACCGCTCGCAGAAGCGCGGCGGCAAGGGGGTGCGCGGCGCCGAACTGAAGCAAGATGACGTGGTGCGGCACTTCTTTGTGTGCTCGACGCACGATTGGCTGCTGTTTTTCACCAACTTCGGCCGGGTGTACCGCCTCAAGGCCTACGAGCTTCCGGAGGCCAGCCGCACTGCCCGCGGGCAGCACGTGGCTAACCTGCTGGAATTCCAGCCGGAAGAACGCATCGCCCAGGTCATTCAGATTCAGTCCTACCAGGACGCCCCCTACCTGGTGCTGGCCACGGCACAGGGTCGGGTGAAGAAGTCCCGGTTGGCTGATTACGAGTCCAACCGTTCCGGAGGGCTCATCGCCATCAATCTGAATGACGGCGACCGATTGATCGGGGTGGCGCTGTGCGAGGAGGACGACGACTTGCTGCTGGTCTCCGAGGAAGGCCAGGCAATCCGGTTCACCGCCGACGACGAACAGTTGCGTCCGATGGGCCGAGCGACTGCCGGCGTGAAGGGCATGCGCTTCCGCGGCGACGACCAGCTGCTGGCCATGTGCGTGGTGCGCGACGGCGAGTACCTACTCGTGGCCACCTCTGGTGGCTACGGAAAACGCACCGCGATGAGCGAGTACTCCGTGCAAGGACGCGGCGGGCTCGGTGTGGTCACGTTCAAGTACACCCCGAAGCGCGGCAAGCTTGTCGGTGCGCTTGCGGTCGATACGAACGACGAGATCTTTGCGATCACGACGTCCGGCGGCGTTATCCGCACCGAGGTCGCCCAGATTCGGCCGTCCGCGCGGGCCACGATGGGTGTGCGCCTGGTGGACCTGGACAAGAACGTCCAGCTCTTTGCCATCGATAAGAACGTCGAGCACGAGGGCGAAGAGGAGGCTGAGGCCGTGGCCAAGGGTGATGTTGCCGGGCCTGCGGATAAGCAGAAGGACCAACAGACCATGATCGAAGGTATGCCCGGGGTAGAATCTGGCGCAGACCATGATCAGGATTAACTAATGAGTGACCAGAACTAAGAGATCGGTGGACTGAACTGATGGCGCAGCGCGAAGTAGTACTCACCAGGGTCTCACCGACGGCCGCGTTCCGGGTCTCGCTGGCCCTATCGCTTGTTGGCCTCGTCGCATGGATCGTGTGCGTGTGCATCCTCTATGCGGTGTTGGCCTTAGCCGGGGTGTGGGACAACGTCAACGCCGTGATCGGCGGCGTGGGCGGCGACGGGGTCATTGGCTTTGGCATGGTGTTGAGCCTGTCGGCGCTCGGAGGCGCCGTAGTGGCGCTGATGACTACCGCGCTCGCCCCAGTTACTGCGTTGATCTATAACGCGGTGGTGGACCTGTTTGGTGGCTTAGTGCTGGAGGTTCAGCAAAACAACTAGCCGGATGCTTGCTGGGGCGCACCTCGGTGCGCCCCAGTGGCGTATCTGCGGCTTCGGAGTGCCCACCGCAGGCTAGGGGCAATGGTGGAGCCTGGTGGCGCAGGATTATGTGCGGGGTAACTGTTCTGGGGCAGGGGTGCCAGAACATGGCTGTGACGCATTAAACAGGTGGCTGTGCGAAGTTTAGCTTGACCCTTGATGTCTTATGTGGATACGATTCCATGTGGTGAATATGGAAACGTTTCCATAAAGCGCGACCACCTACTTTGAAAGGATCGACATGACCCAGCACGACCACGCCGATAACCCCGCACTCATCGCCCGCGCCCCGTTCTCACAGCTGTGGCAGTACGCCGGAAACGACGACCAGCTGAACATCTTCTCCCAGGACGCCGCCATCCAGGGCTGGCTTGACGCTGAGAAGGCGCTGGCCACGGCACAGGGTGAGGCCGGGGCG
Protein-coding sequences here:
- a CDS encoding TetR family transcriptional regulator, yielding MTAIKLTAEQLLAIADALAERQPVHVRSFAALAGAAAVPGARFEGIPVFDTAAAAAAALADAIVRLAPLTAHNEEFAQVAYEVYLKWSARN
- a CDS encoding DUF3566 domain-containing protein, giving the protein MAQREVVLTRVSPTAAFRVSLALSLVGLVAWIVCVCILYAVLALAGVWDNVNAVIGGVGGDGVIGFGMVLSLSALGGAVVALMTTALAPVTALIYNAVVDLFGGLVLEVQQNN
- the gyrA gene encoding DNA gyrase subunit A, with protein sequence MSDDDLLSHDRIHPIDINEEMETSYIDYAMSVIVGRALPEVRDGLKPVHRRILYAMFDSGYRPERGYVKSARPVSDTMGQFHPHGDSAIYDTLVRLAQSWNMRYPLVDGQGNFGSPGNDGPAAMRYTECKLTPLAMEMVRDIREDTVDFSPNYDGKTQEPDVLPSRVPNLLMNGSGGIAVGMATNIPPHNLNELADAIYWLLAHPEAGEKAALDACMERVKGPDFPTAGLIVGDQGIKDAYTTGRGSIRMRGQTTIEQEGNRQIIVITELPFQVNPDNLIQSIAEQVTSGKLAGISKIEDESSDRVGMRIVITLKRDAVPRVVLNNLYKHSQLQTNFGANMLSIVDGVPRTLRLDEMLRYYVAHQIEVIVRRTQFRLNKAEERAHILRGLVKALDALDEVIALIRRSQTVDIAREGLMELLDVDQVQADHILAMQLRRLAALERQKIIDELAEVEREIADLKDILASPERQRSIVREELEEIVEKYGDERRTQIVAATGEVSEEDLIARENVVATITSTGYAKRTKVDAYRSQKRGGKGVRGAELKQDDVVRHFFVCSTHDWLLFFTNFGRVYRLKAYELPEASRTARGQHVANLLEFQPEERIAQVIQIQSYQDAPYLVLATAQGRVKKSRLADYESNRSGGLIAINLNDGDRLIGVALCEEDDDLLLVSEEGQAIRFTADDEQLRPMGRATAGVKGMRFRGDDQLLAMCVVRDGEYLLVATSGGYGKRTAMSEYSVQGRGGLGVVTFKYTPKRGKLVGALAVDTNDEIFAITTSGGVIRTEVAQIRPSARATMGVRLVDLDKNVQLFAIDKNVEHEGEEEAEAVAKGDVAGPADKQKDQQTMIEGMPGVESGADHDQD